From Ignavibacterium sp.:
GTAATCGAAAACTTTTTCTAAAAATGTTTCCTTTGTTAAATGTTCAGTCATTGTATTATTGCCTTTCTTAAATTATAAGTTCTTAGATTTATTAAAATCCAATCAGTATGATGATAAACCTGAAAGAAAGTTTCAAAGTTCGGAATTTCTACACTGCCCGGAGAACTTTTTCAAGCTTTTTCTTTACTTCCTCGGCAACCGGCTTCATATCCGGATTTTCAATTATATGGGTCATAATCATAGGATCAAATACGGAAACTACTGACTTCCCTTCTTTTTCGTAAACTATCACATTACATGGTAAAAGAAGTCCCAATTCTTCCTCTGCCTGAAGTGCCTGATGAGCCAGTGGCGGATTGCAGGCACCAAGTATGGTATATTTTTTAAAGTCTACATTAAGTTTGTTCTTCAAAGTTTCTTTTACATCAATTGTTGTAAGAACTCCGAAGCCCTCTTTCTTAAGTTCATCGGTAACTCTCTGAATTGCTTCTTCAAAAGCATAATTTGTTGTTTTTGAAAATCCGTATTTCATTTCTAAACCTCGTTTGATTTTTCTTTATTTTGTTTTGGTTTCTGTTTCCAGTTTGTTAAAAGTAATCCGATTGCCCCACCCCACAACATGCTGGTGTAAGGATTTCCGGTTATCGGACAACCGCGATTACAACCAACATAGTAATAGTAGAGATATCCACCAACAAGTCCGGCAACAGTTGGCAGAATCAATTTTGCCCGGCGTTTTATTATTTCAAACCTGCTTTGTTCCAATAAATTATTCCTCCTTTAAGATTTGCAGAATTATATCCGAGTTTACGGAGTTTAGATGCAGCAATCAGACTTCGGTTGCCAGTTCTGCAGTAACAAACTATTTCTTTGTCTTTAAATTTAAGAAGCTCTTTTTTATTGGTTCCCAAATCATAATGCGGAATATGAAACGAACCTTTTATGTAATCCTGTTTTCTTTCCTGCGGAGTTCGTACATCAAGTAGAATTACATTTTTATCTTTTTTTAATTTTTCAGCCAACTCTGCAGGCGAATAATTCTTAACCGAAAGATAAAGATAGACTTTTCTTGCGATGTAAAGAATCAATAAAGCCAAAAGACCATAAAAGAATATTTGCGAAGCGTCCATAAAACTTTCGGATTAGTTATTTAATACGCTGCGAAGATAAAATTTGTTGAACTTGCAAGCTATGTTAAAAGCGTAACACAAACATTAAATCACACTGGAGTTTGACAGAATGACTTATAAATTGCTCGTGTATTTCTTCAACGACTTTGGAGTGACTTTTCAGTGACTTTGCACTGACTTTAAAGTGAAGATGGAGATATACGAAAAAAGTCAAAGAAAATGAGGTTTTTAAAATTCCTAAAACAATTGTACTGACAAATTGTCAGCTATGAAAATAGCATAAACAGATTATGGAAATTTAAAACTTTAGTAATTATTTTGTGAAAGAATATTTGAGGATATATGGGGAAACAATTAATTAAAAAATTCCTTCCGAAAATCTTTCCGCAAAAAAGGAATGCCGAGTTGGTGGTTAAGTAATAAAAAGCCCCACGGGGTACGCGGGGCTTAAGAATTATTCTTCGGCTTATAGCCTTATTGTGGTAAGATTTCGTAGCAAACTTAAAATTTTTAAAACAATAATTCAAGTATTAAAAAAATATTGAGGGAATTATGAAAAAAGTATTAGGAATTGATCTTGGGACCAATTCAATAGGTTGGTCAATTCGTGAAATTAATTCTTCTGAAAATCAAATAGTTGATAAAGGAGTTCTAACTTTCGAAAAAGGGGTTGGTGAAGATCAGGGTAGAGAAGTACCACTTGTTCAAAAAAGAACAGAGTGCAGAAGCAAGAGAAGAAACTACCAAGCAAAAAAATACAGAAAGCAGGAATTGCTTGAAACATTAATATTAAATGAACCAAGACTTTGCCCCCTAACAATGGAAGAATTAAATGGGTGGAGAAATTATGAAAAAGGGAGAGAAAGAACCTACCCTCAATCTGAAATATTTATTAATTGGTTAAGACTTGATTTTGATGGTGATGGTAAATC
This genomic window contains:
- a CDS encoding DUF302 domain-containing protein translates to MKYGFSKTTNYAFEEAIQRVTDELKKEGFGVLTTIDVKETLKNKLNVDFKKYTILGACNPPLAHQALQAEEELGLLLPCNVIVYEKEGKSVVSVFDPMIMTHIIENPDMKPVAEEVKKKLEKVLRAV
- a CDS encoding rhodanese-like domain-containing protein translates to MDASQIFFYGLLALLILYIARKVYLYLSVKNYSPAELAEKLKKDKNVILLDVRTPQERKQDYIKGSFHIPHYDLGTNKKELLKFKDKEIVCYCRTGNRSLIAASKLRKLGYNSANLKGGIIYWNKAGLK